The following DNA comes from Candidatus Palauibacter soopunensis.
CGCGCAGTTCGTCCACCGTGAAGGCGCGCTCGCGGGCGGAGATCCCCAGTCCCGCGCACAGTTCGAGCGTGAAGGCGCGGGTGACGCCGTGCAGGATGTGGTTCGTGGCCGGGGCCGTCGTCACCTCTCCGCCGAGAACCGCGAACACGTTGTTGTGCGTTCCCTCCTGGACCATCCCTTCGCGGATGAAGATCGCGTCCTCGACTTCCGCCTCCACCGCGGCCTGCTGCGCAAGGACGTTGGGCAGGAGGCCGGTCGTCTTGATGTCGGCGCGGGCCCAGCGCTGGTCGGGCAGCGTGATGGCGCCGAAGCCCCGCTCCCACCGCTCCGGCGTCGTGCGGACGAGTTCCTTCGCGAAGGCGTAGACCGTGGGCGGGACCGCCTCCTTCGGGAAGGCGTGCGTGCGGGGGGGCGGCGCCACGCGTCACCTGCATGTAGAAGACGGAGAACTCCGCCGCGACGAGGTCGTTCCGCGCGATGAGTTCGTCGCCCACGGCGGCCAGGGGAGCCACGTCCGCCTCGATCCGGAGCGTCCGGAGGCCCCAGGCGAGCCGTTCCAGGTGGCGTTCGCGCAGGAAGCAGTGGCCCATGTACGCCGGAATCGCCTCGTATACCGCGTCCGCGAACAGGAAGCCCCGGTCGTTCACCGAGACCCGCGCCTCGCCGACGGGGAGGTAGTCTCCGTTCAGATAGACGATGATGGTCTGCAACGCCTCCGCTCTCTGGAATCGCCGGCAGTCGTGCCGCGCCGCCAGCCGGCCCACTAGATGTCCGTGTCGAGCCCCGGGGGGCAAGGTCGGTCGCGATCTGGTTCACGCTCGGGCGCCGCGTTAGCGTTCAGTGGGCGGGTCCCGCTATCGGCCCGTTTTCTTCTGCCTCCGGAGGACTGATGAAGGTTTCGCGGCGAGTTCGCGGCATCCCTGCCGCTCGGTGGCTCTTCCTGGCGATCATCCTGCCCGCGACGATCCTCGCGGGCGCGGCGGGGTTCAACCCGGCGCTGGCGGCGCAGGAAGCGCGTACGCTCTCCTACGGCGATCCGGAAGAGGTCGGCATGTCCCGCGCCGTCCTCGAAGGCGCCCTCGGACTGTACCACGAGGCGGTGGAGCGGGGAGACATCGTGGGCGCCGTGCTGCTGGTCGCGCGCAAGGGAAAGATCGTCCTTCACGAGGCGGTCGGCATGCGCGACAAGGAGCGGGGGCTGCCGATGGAGCGGAATTCGATGTTCCGCATGGCCTCGAATACGAAGCCCGTCGTGGCGACGGCAGTCGCGCAGCTCGTCGAGGAGGGCAAGCTCTCATACGACGACCTCGTCCGGGAGTACATCCCCGAGTGGGACAACTACCGCGCGGGGTTCATCACGGTCGGACACCTCCTGTCCCACAGCAGCGGGCTCCGGATCCCCACGCTCTTCCTGCAGCCGCTGGGCGAGAACCCGACGCTGCAGAGCGAGTCGGCCCGCTTCGGCGCGATCGGGGCGGAGGTGACACCGGGCGAGACGTACTCTTACAACAATCCCGGTTACAACACGCTCGGCGCGCTGGTCGAGATCGCCTCCGGCCAGTTGCTGGAGGACCGGCTCATGGAGACGGTGTACGGACCGCTCGGGATGGCGGACAGCTACAACCACCACGCGGAGCACCCCGTCGGTGGGAAGATCGACCGCATGGGCGCCGTCTACTACCAGCGCGGCCCCGACGGCGACTGGATGCCCGGGGGCACGCCGGGAGGTCCGGTGGCCTTCCCGTTCGCGCGCGCCTCGGGCGGGATGATCTCGTCGGCGTGGGACTACGCGGTCTTCGCCCAGACCTTCCTGAACGGCGGGACCTATGACGGCGCCGAGATCCTGACGCCGGAGTCGGTCGAACTCATGACGTCACCGAAGATCCACATCGCGGGCGAGGGGGACGAGGCGAGCTACTACGGATACGGCTGGCGGCTCGCCGACGGCACGTTCGGCCACGGGGGATCGGACGGCACGAACGCGTGGCTCGACCCCGACCGCGAGATCATCGGCATCGTGTTCACGCAGACGCCGCGCGGCGACAACCGCGGAACCCGCCTCGAGCGCTTCCGCGAACTCGTGAACCTCTCGCTCGAAGGCAACTGACCGGGGCCACCCCGGGCGTGACGCCCGCCGGCGTTATCTCGCTCCCCGCCGGCGGAGCCATTCCACGGTCAGGAGGAGGCCGAGGGCGAACACGACCAGGAAGGTCGCGACCGCCAGGATCGCGGGGCTGATCTGTTCCCGGATCCCGGCCCACATCTGGCGCGGGATCGTCCTCTGCTCCAGTCCGCCCATGAAGAGGACGACGACGACCTCGTCGAACGACGTGGCGAAGGCGAACAGGGCCCCCGAGATCACGCCGGGCGCGATGAGCGGCAACTGCACGGTCCGGAAGATGCGCACCGGCCCCGCGCCCAGGCTGGCCGCGGCCCGCGTGAGGTTGCGGTCGAAGCCCGCCAGCGTGGCGACGACCGTGATGACGACGAAGGGCATGCCGAGCGTGGCGTGGGCCAGGATGAGTCCGAGGTGCGTCTGCGCCAGGCCGACATTTGTATAGAAGAAGAACATCCCGGCCGCGGAGATGATCACGGGCGTGACCATCGGCGAGATGAGGAGTCCCGTGATGAAGCGGCGGGCGGGCATCGCGGGGCTCGAGAGTCCGAGGGCGGCGAGCGTGCCCAGGGCGGTGGCCAGCAGCGTGGCGGAGATACCGATCACGAGGCTGTTCACGAGACTCCGGGTCCACGCCTCGTTCTCGAGGATCTCCCGATACCAGCGCAGGGACCACG
Coding sequences within:
- a CDS encoding ABC transporter permease; this encodes MTGVRIGRFAHLAFCVLVFIFLVAPIIVIVPLSFNAEPYFTFTDGMLRLDPEAWSLRWYREILENEAWTRSLVNSLVIGISATLLATALGTLAALGLSSPAMPARRFITGLLISPMVTPVIISAAGMFFFYTNVGLAQTHLGLILAHATLGMPFVVITVVATLAGFDRNLTRAAASLGAGPVRIFRTVQLPLIAPGVISGALFAFATSFDEVVVVLFMGGLEQRTIPRQMWAGIREQISPAILAVATFLVVFALGLLLTVEWLRRRGAR
- a CDS encoding serine hydrolase domain-containing protein, with protein sequence MKVSRRVRGIPAARWLFLAIILPATILAGAAGFNPALAAQEARTLSYGDPEEVGMSRAVLEGALGLYHEAVERGDIVGAVLLVARKGKIVLHEAVGMRDKERGLPMERNSMFRMASNTKPVVATAVAQLVEEGKLSYDDLVREYIPEWDNYRAGFITVGHLLSHSSGLRIPTLFLQPLGENPTLQSESARFGAIGAEVTPGETYSYNNPGYNTLGALVEIASGQLLEDRLMETVYGPLGMADSYNHHAEHPVGGKIDRMGAVYYQRGPDGDWMPGGTPGGPVAFPFARASGGMISSAWDYAVFAQTFLNGGTYDGAEILTPESVELMTSPKIHIAGEGDEASYYGYGWRLADGTFGHGGSDGTNAWLDPDREIIGIVFTQTPRGDNRGTRLERFRELVNLSLEGN
- a CDS encoding aminotransferase class IV gives rise to the protein MAPPPRTHAFPKEAVPPTVYAFAKELVRTTPERWERGFGAITLPDQRWARADIKTTGLLPNVLAQQAAVEAEVEDAIFIREGMVQEGTHNNVFAVLGGEVTTAPATNHILHGVTRAFTLELCAGLGISARERAFTVDELRDADEIFFTGTTTEVRPTVELDGRPVGSGRPGEITRALSEAYRRAVAPEGSAA